The Coffea arabica cultivar ET-39 chromosome 4e, Coffea Arabica ET-39 HiFi, whole genome shotgun sequence genome includes a window with the following:
- the LOC113742038 gene encoding organic cation/carnitine transporter 1, which yields MEEEKNELLELSSAEKGFCSSKSLGSEKLELTVDQVIEEYVGSFGFSQLLHVFLVSLAWIFDAQSTLVTIFADAQPDGWRCISSSSSSSCRLTNISSGDAASVCGLKPGTWEWVGGNTSSTIAEWGLICDRKFLAAMPASFYFLGSLVGASVYGYLADAFLGRKRAVLISCLLTSITIFLTSLSPNIWLYSLLRFANGFSRSGIGICSLVLTTEVVGVKWRGQAGQYGFFFFAVGFVSIPLIAYPSRNSWRSLYKIISFLPLVYSIFVLLPFVSESPRWLLVRGRSKEALDVLRRYARLNGRKIPPNLCISEPSVATQETSKGEEVLQERTLWNTKWAAKRMALVMMTGFGIGFVYFGVQLNVENLNFNLYFAVAANAMMEISAVFIGGVLLSVAKRRLIFSQLAFIAGLSSILCILFSGGKQGILDKSGGSWPEFDLEAIEFMAASTAFNVLFVYTLELFPTNVRSFAVSVLRQAMVLGASIAPLLVAVGRYSPALAFLIFGALSIFSGLMILWLPETRNSPLYETLEQQDQEGQLNSAPNHLETELSK from the exons atggaagaagagaaaaatgaacTTTTAGAGCTAAGCAGTGCAGAGAAAGGGTTTTGTTCGAGTAAAAGTCTTGGTTCTGAAAAGTTGGAATTAACAGTTGATCAAGTGATAGAAGAATATGTGGGATCATTTGGATTTTCACAGTTGTTGCACGTGTTCTTGGTATCATTGGCATGGATTTTTGATGCCCAGAGTACTTTAGTCACTATTTTCGCTGATGCTCAGCCAGATGGATGGAGATGCATTagctcatcatcatcatcatcttgtAGACTCACAAATATCAGTTCTGGAGATGCTGCTTCAGTTTGCGGATTGAAGCCTGGAACCTGGGAATGGGTGGGTGGTAATACAAGTTCAACCATTGCTGAGTGGGGATTGATTTGTGACCGTAAATTTCTTGCTGCGATGCCAGCTTCATTCTACTTTCTTGGATCTCTCGTTG GTGCTTCTGTCTATGGATACCTAGCTGATGCATTCTTGGGAAGGAAAAGAGCTGTGCTCATCTCATGCCTCCTAACTTCGATAACCATTTTTCTCACCTCTCTCTCGCCAAATATATGGCTTTATTCACTCCTCCGGTTTGCAAATGGCTTTTCTCGGTCAGGCATTGGCATATGTAGCCTTGTACTAACAACAGAAGTTGTCGGTGTCAAATGGCGCGGTCAAGCTGGCCAATATGGCTTCTTTTTCTTCGCGGTGGGCTTTGTTTCAATTCCCCTAATTGCATATCCCAGCAGGAATTCTTGGAGAAGTTTATACAAGATTATCTCATTTCTGCCCCTTGTCTACTCCATTTTTGTACTACTACCATTTGTATCAGAATCTCCACGATGGCTTCTCGTTCGAGGAAGAAGCAAAGAAGCTCTAGATGTATTAAGAAGATATGCAAGGCTCAATGGGAGAAAAATACCTCCCAATCTGTGCATATCAGAACCATCTGTTGCTACTCAAGAGACTAGTAAAGGGGAAGAAGTCTTGCAAGAAAGGACTCTGTGGAACACAAAATGGGCTGCCAAAAGGATGGCTTTGGTTATGATGACAGGCTTTGGGATTGGATTTGTTTATTTTGGAGTTCAACTCAATGTTGAGAACCTAAACTTCAATTTATACTTTGCAGTTGCAGCAAATGCAATGATGGAGATTTCAGCAGTATTCATTGGTGGTGTGCTCCTGAGCGTGGCTAAGCGCCGGCTAATATTTTCGCAATTAGCTTTCATTGCTGGACTTTCAAGCATTCTTTGCATACTATTTTCAGGTGGGAAACAAGGAATTCTGGATAAATCAGGAGGAAGCTGGCCAGAATTTGATCTTGAAGCAATAGAATTCATGGCTGCATCAACTGCATTTAATGTCTTGTTTGTTTACACTCTGGAACTTTTCCCTACAAATGTGAGAAGCTTTGCTGTTTCTGTGCTAAGACAAGCCATGGTGTTAGGGGCCTCCATTGCTCCTCTGCTGGTGGCTGTGGGCAGATACAGCCCAGCTCTCGCCTTCCTTATATTCGGGGCGCTGTCCATTTTCAGTGGATTGATGATTTTGTGGCTGCCGGAGACCAGAAACTCCCCTTTGTATGAGACGCTGGAGCAACAAGACCAAGAGGGGCAGCTCAATTCTGCTCCAAATCACTTGGAAACTGAGCTCAGCAAATGA
- the LOC113742039 gene encoding RNA pseudouridine synthase 3, mitochondrial-like isoform X1, producing MWWNKVVKLSGYSVRHYSRSKKVQPPRVIRVTNNVAHLGRPRKGPKPRQLLSLPPFPGHPLPGRNSSTGHVTAISWLKYYFDDIPGDVVQSHFNKGLVQMESLDSSMSSKSQGMQTKSTRKINHNEAMEPGARVSVPVSVAEAKISKRFDIIPSGTLYPNADEIEYLQRLVKYKDSAILVLNKPPKLPVKGNLPIHNSMDALAAAALSYDYDEGPKLVHRLDRESSGLLLMGRTKESISYLHLLFSDINKAKSLSKGWGDACESTYQRYWALVIGSPKEKEGLIHAPITKVMLDDGKTERVIVANRSGLEAFQEAITEYRVLGPMINGCSWIELRPHTSRKHQLRVHCAEALGTPIVGDYKYGWFVHHKWKQMPRVDFEPNSGEPYRLRRPEGLHVQKGSVLSKVPLLHLHCREMVLPNIEKFLEIHTSKGSNYQSKLKYSSKPDVLRFVAPMPSHMKISWNLMSSYLI from the exons ATGTGGTGGAATAAGGTTGTGAAACTTAGTGGTTATAGTGTCCGGCATTACTCGAGGTCCAAAAAGGTCCAGCCTCCACGGGTGATACGAGTAACGAACAATGTAGCCCATCTGGGCCGCCCAAGAAAGGGACCAAAACCTCGCCAGCTCCTATCTCTGCCCCCATTTCCGGGTCACCCTTTGCCTGGAAGGAACTCGTCCACTGGTCACGTCACTGCCATTAGCTGGCTCAAGTATTATTTTGATGACATACCTGGCGATGTCGTTCAATCTCACTTCAACAAGGGCCTT GTGCAGATGGAAAGCCTTGATTCCAGTATGTCCTCGAAGAGTCAGGGAATGCAAACAAAATCGACGAGGAAG ATTAATCACAATGAGGCCATGGAGCCGGGGGCAAGAGTGTCTGTACCTGTTTCTGTTGCTGAAGCTAAGATTTCCAAGAGGTTTGACATCATACCAAGTGGGACTCTATACCCAAATGCAGATGAGATAGAGTATTTGCAAAGACTTGTAAAATACAAG GACTCTGCTATACTTGTGCTGAATAAGCCTCCTAAGCTGCCAGTGAAG GGTAACCTGCCAATTCACAACAGCATGGATGCGTTGGCTGCCGCTGCATTGTCATATGATTATGATGAAGGCCCTAAATTG GTGCATCGTCTTGACAGAGAAAGCAGCGGCCTCCTCCTGATGGGCAGAACAAAGGAAAGCATTTCCTATCTCCATTTATTGTTCAGTGACATAAATAAGGCCAAATCCTTGTCTAAG GGTTGGGGTGATGCTTGTGAGTCAACATATCAACGGTATTGGGCACTAGTCATAGGTTCCCCTAAAGAGAAGGAAGGTCTAATTCATGCACCTATTACAaag GTAATGCTTGATGATGGGAAGACTGAAAGGGTTATAGTGGCGAATCGTTCAGGCCTTGAAGCTTTCCAAGAGGCCATAACTGAATATAGGGTGCTTGGTCCTATGATTAATGGATGCTCATGGATTGAATTACGTCCACATACAAGCCGGAAGCATCAG CTTCGTGTGCACTGTGCTGAAGCTCTTGGTACTCCAATTGTGGGTGACTATAAATATGGCTGGTTTGTTCATCACAAATGGAAGCAAATGCCTAGAGTAGATTTTGAGCCAAACAGTGGGGAACCCTATAGATTGCGAAGGCCAGAAGGTTTGCATGTTCAGAAAGGGAGTGTCTTGTCTAAGGTTCCCCTACTTCATCTGCATTGTCGAGAGATGGTACTTCCAAACATTGAAAAGTTTCTTGAAATCCATACAAGTAAAGGCAGTAATTACCAGTCAAAACTCAAGTACAGCTCAAAACCAGATGTCCTTCGTTTTGTCGCACCGATGCCATCTCACATGAAAATTAGTTGGAATCTCATGTCATCTTATTTGATATGA
- the LOC113741723 gene encoding uncharacterized protein, producing MSLSTAVQNSLFKPKNGGVTTSTTTTVIKHRFISFLIWQSILSTVSLLLVKTLLLYPFRSKNSPSILHSLFSFLAFHVSLLLFSTSLFIISSPHRQKPGSPLDLLLTSVRLIFVHTDNPSLSPEARQAVKFSLSFALFLVVSALSGFVALISICWSSGAFHQTMPWRVVVAMLGFRGFLIGLPYGVYYLYKQRWVLQFPIVQRPLFFSFKMGLPSAFGQALKLSTAAYFFSSVVLFFLPDEYGSNFSIGKYIAQQIIFYIGTFLVFLCWELSHHLHQILHTKRFIFAPPKGSAAAETNPSEYLLAALEESTPKSLLQYLAYLDLCMVCERNVDTWRRAAFFEETGETYRRVISVCLRPLEQLALNLGAGLESSLGEKSAYLSDQLRSPTDRLGDSRLHESFNDFQLCAWCARIVASLTASSRKEDRFGVAQLSGNNTAVISTLLSALLVVETFMGKKTNIQSSHHLMGAAGIKWAQMGTASRDSAVGLSEKRRGSPIYMKAYAMADILRTSIYFIVSAFHDEMLDSAKAGHLEKDWISSSKVLYGTRELLSQKLRLFLDFRAC from the exons ATGTCACTCTCCACAGCCGTCCAAAACTCACTTTTCAAACCCAAGAACGGCGGCGTCACCACATCCACCACCACGACTGTCATCAAACATCGCTTCATCTCATTTCTCATATGGCAATCAATCCTCTCCACAGTCTCTCTGCTCCTCGTCAAAACCCTCCTTCTTTACCCCTTCCGCTCCAAAAATTCCCCCTCAATCCTTCACTCCCTATTCTCTTTCCTCGCCTTCCACGTGTCCCTCCTTCTCTTCTCTACCAGTCTTTTTATCATCTCCTCTCCTCACCGGCAGAAACCCGGTTCCCCTCTCGACCTCCTCCTCACTTCGGTTCGGCTGATTTTTGTCCACACTGATAATCCCAGTTTGTCGCCTGAGGCTCGGCAAGCCGTGAAGTTTTCTTTGAGCTTTGCTCTTTTTCTGGTGGTTTCGGCTCTCTCAGGGTTTGTTGCATTGATTTCGATATGTTGGAGTAGCGGCGCGTTTCATCAGACGATGCCATGGCGTGTGGTGGTTGCGATGTTAGGGTTTAGGGGTTTTCTTATCGGATTGCCTTATGGAGTTTATTATTTGTATAAGCAGAGATGGGTTTTGCAGTTTCCTATTGTTCAG CGCCCTTTGTTCTTCAGTTTTAAGATGGGTCTTCCTTCTGCTTTTGGGCAAGCTTTGAAACTTTCAACTGCCGCCTACTTCTTTTCATCAGTGGTGTTATTCTTCCTTCCTGATGAGTATGGAAGTAATTTTTCTATTGGAAAATATATTGCTCAACAGATTATCTTCTATATTGGAACTTTTTTGGTGTTTCTCTGTTGGGAATtaagtcaccatttgcatcag ATACTACATACTAAGAGGTTCATATTTGCACCCCCAAAAGGATCAGCTGCAGCTGAAACAAATCCAAGTGAGTATCTTTTAGCTGCACTGGAGGAGAGTACTCCAAAATCTCTTTTGCAGTATCTGGCTTATCTTGATCTCTGTATGGTCTGTGAGAGAAATGTTGATACCTGGCGCCGAGCTGCATTCTTTGAAGAAACTGGAGAGACTTACAGAAGAGTTATCTCTGTATGCTTGAGGCCTCTGGAGCAACTCGCACTGAATTTGGGTGCAGGTCTAGAGAGCTCACTAGGTGAGAAATCTGCCTATCTATCTGATCAATTGCGCTCACCGACTGACAGACTTGGAGATTCAAGACTACATGAATCATTTAATGATTTCCAG CTATGCGCATGGTGTGCTCGGATAGTAGCTTCATTGACTGCAAGTTCACGCAAGGAGGACCGATTTGGTGTTGCTCAGCTGTCTGGGAACAACACTGCTGTTATCTCAACATTGCTGTCTGCATTATTGGTTGTTGAAACTTTCATGGGGAAGAAGACCAATATACAGTCTTCTCATCATTTGATGGGTGCTGCTGGAATTAAATGGGCCCAAATGGGCACAGCAAGCCGAGATTCTGCTGTGGGTCTTAGCGAGAAAAGAAGAGGTAGCCCTATCTATATGAAGGCATATGCAATGGCTGATATACTGAGAACTTCCATTTACTTCATTGTGTCCGCTTTCCATGACGAGATGCTGGATAGTGCTAAAGCAGGACATCTTGAGAAAGACTGGATAAGCAGTAGTAAGGTTCTTTATGGAACGCGAGAGCTGCTTTCCCAGAAATTACGTCTTTTTCTGGATTTTCGAGCATGCTAG
- the LOC113742039 gene encoding RNA pseudouridine synthase 3, mitochondrial-like isoform X2, translating into MWWNKVVKLSGYSVRHYSRSKKVQPPRVIRVTNNVAHLGRPRKGPKPRQLLSLPPFPGHPLPGRNSSTGHVTAISWLKYYFDDIPGDVVQSHFNKGLVQMESLDSSMSSKSQGMQTKSTRKINHNEAMEPGARVSVPVSVAEAKISKRFDIIPSGTLYPNADEIEYLQRLVKYKDSAILVLNKPPKLPVKGNLPIHNSMDALAAAALSYDYDEGPKLGWGDACESTYQRYWALVIGSPKEKEGLIHAPITKVMLDDGKTERVIVANRSGLEAFQEAITEYRVLGPMINGCSWIELRPHTSRKHQLRVHCAEALGTPIVGDYKYGWFVHHKWKQMPRVDFEPNSGEPYRLRRPEGLHVQKGSVLSKVPLLHLHCREMVLPNIEKFLEIHTSKGSNYQSKLKYSSKPDVLRFVAPMPSHMKISWNLMSSYLI; encoded by the exons ATGTGGTGGAATAAGGTTGTGAAACTTAGTGGTTATAGTGTCCGGCATTACTCGAGGTCCAAAAAGGTCCAGCCTCCACGGGTGATACGAGTAACGAACAATGTAGCCCATCTGGGCCGCCCAAGAAAGGGACCAAAACCTCGCCAGCTCCTATCTCTGCCCCCATTTCCGGGTCACCCTTTGCCTGGAAGGAACTCGTCCACTGGTCACGTCACTGCCATTAGCTGGCTCAAGTATTATTTTGATGACATACCTGGCGATGTCGTTCAATCTCACTTCAACAAGGGCCTT GTGCAGATGGAAAGCCTTGATTCCAGTATGTCCTCGAAGAGTCAGGGAATGCAAACAAAATCGACGAGGAAG ATTAATCACAATGAGGCCATGGAGCCGGGGGCAAGAGTGTCTGTACCTGTTTCTGTTGCTGAAGCTAAGATTTCCAAGAGGTTTGACATCATACCAAGTGGGACTCTATACCCAAATGCAGATGAGATAGAGTATTTGCAAAGACTTGTAAAATACAAG GACTCTGCTATACTTGTGCTGAATAAGCCTCCTAAGCTGCCAGTGAAG GGTAACCTGCCAATTCACAACAGCATGGATGCGTTGGCTGCCGCTGCATTGTCATATGATTATGATGAAGGCCCTAAATTG GGTTGGGGTGATGCTTGTGAGTCAACATATCAACGGTATTGGGCACTAGTCATAGGTTCCCCTAAAGAGAAGGAAGGTCTAATTCATGCACCTATTACAaag GTAATGCTTGATGATGGGAAGACTGAAAGGGTTATAGTGGCGAATCGTTCAGGCCTTGAAGCTTTCCAAGAGGCCATAACTGAATATAGGGTGCTTGGTCCTATGATTAATGGATGCTCATGGATTGAATTACGTCCACATACAAGCCGGAAGCATCAG CTTCGTGTGCACTGTGCTGAAGCTCTTGGTACTCCAATTGTGGGTGACTATAAATATGGCTGGTTTGTTCATCACAAATGGAAGCAAATGCCTAGAGTAGATTTTGAGCCAAACAGTGGGGAACCCTATAGATTGCGAAGGCCAGAAGGTTTGCATGTTCAGAAAGGGAGTGTCTTGTCTAAGGTTCCCCTACTTCATCTGCATTGTCGAGAGATGGTACTTCCAAACATTGAAAAGTTTCTTGAAATCCATACAAGTAAAGGCAGTAATTACCAGTCAAAACTCAAGTACAGCTCAAAACCAGATGTCCTTCGTTTTGTCGCACCGATGCCATCTCACATGAAAATTAGTTGGAATCTCATGTCATCTTATTTGATATGA
- the LOC113740656 gene encoding putative pentatricopeptide repeat-containing protein At2g01510, translating into MAVCFSSSINQARKLLQTHTTSSSSPLDLPRVASTIQTVVNDVVIDAQRIKTGFDPAACRSNYQLERLVNKSRVSEARQLFDHMPNKNTYSINTMLSGYVKSGNLNSAMQLFDNMVDRTAVSWTIMIGAYSQKNQFKSAFRLYADMCNVGAERPDEVTFTTLLSGCSDDSEALKEVVQVHGHVIKMGFDSELRVGNSLVDSYCKCRCLDSALFLFSGMLERDSVTFNAMVTGYTKCGMNDYAIKLFFQMRDLGLKPSDFTLAAVLCASVGLDGVALGQQVHVLAIKSNLVRDVFVANALLDFYSKHDCTDDVEKLFYEMPELDGVSYNILITGYANDQQYKESINLFQKLQFTRFDRRQFPFATMLSVAAYSLDLEMGKQIHAQTLVTTAISETLVGNALVDMYAKCDRFQDANILFGNLACRSHVPWTAIISANVQKGLYEEALKLFKDMRRDSFCGDQATFASTLRASANLASLSLGKQLHTCITRLGFMSNVFCGSGLLDMYAKCGSMKDAIRIFQEMPVRNTVSWNALISAHAQNGDGEGTFRSFREMIQCGFPPNSVSFLSVLTACSHNGLVEEALRYFNSMTETYNLVPRKEHYASLVHVLCRRGRFSEAEKVIADMPFEPDEITWSSILNSCRIHKNKDLAERAAEQLFNLSILRDGGAYVSMSNIYAEAGDWENVATVKKAMRQRGVKKVTAYSWVEIEHKVHMFTANDMIHPKIKGTREKINELWKRMEEEGYKPDTSVALHDEADEIKIESLKYHSERLAIAFALISTPEGSPILIMKNLRACPDCHAAIKVISKIVGREITVRDSNRFHHFRDGSCSCGDYW; encoded by the coding sequence ATGGCTGTGTGTTTTAGCAGTAGTATTAATCAAGCCAGAAAATTACTCCAAACCCACACaacttcttcttcctctccatTAGATTTACCAAGAGTCGCCTCAACAATCCAAACTGTTGTTAACGACGTCGTAATAGATGCCCAGAGAATTAAAACTGGTTTCGACCCGGCTGCATGTCGCTCTAATTATCAGCTTGAAAGACTAGTTAACAAAAGCAGAGTATCCGAAGCCCGCCAATTGTTCGACCACATGCCTAACAAAAATACATACTCAATTAACACGATGCTTTCGGGTTACGTGAAATCAGGAAACTTGAACAGTGCAATGCAGTTATTTGATAATATGGTTGATCGGACTGCTGTGTCTTGGACTATAATGATAGGGGCGTACTCGCAGAAAAACCAGTTTAAATCTGCTTTTCGCCTTTACGCGGATATGTGCAATGTAGGCGCAGAGAGGCCTGATGAAGTGACTTTTACAACTTTGTTATCAGGTTGTTCTGATGATTCTGAGGCCCTGAAAGAGGTGGTTCAGGTTCATGGACATGTAATAAAGATGGGATTTGATTCAGAACTAAGAGTTGGCAACAGTTTAGTGGATTCTTATTGCAAGTGTCGTTGCCTTGACTCTGCATTATTTCTGTTCAGTGGGATGTTGGAGAGAGATTCCGTGACTTTCAATGCAATGGTAACTGGGTACACAAAATGCGGGATGAATGACTATGCAATAAAGCTCTTCTTCCAAATGCGGGATTTGGGCTTGAAGCCTTCAGATTTCACCCTTGCGGCTGTTTTGTGTGCCAGTGTAGGGTTGGATGGTGTTGCTCTTGGTCAACAAGTTCATGTGCTAGCCATTAAGAGCAACTTAGTTCGGGATGTTTTCGTTGCCAATGCATTGCTGGATTTTTACTCCAAGCATGATTGTACAGATGATGTTGAGAAATTGTTTTATGAGATGCCTGAGTTGGATGGTGTTTCTTACAACATACTTATCACGGGGTATGCAAATGATCAACAATACAAAGAATCAATCAATCTATTCCAAAAATTACAGTTCACGAGGTTTGATAGAAGGCAATTTCCTTTTGCAACAATGTTAAGTGTGGCAGCATATTCACTCGACCTGGAAATGGGAAAGCAAATTCATGCACAGACCTTAGTTACAACAGCAATCTCAGAAACTTTAGTGGGCAATGCCCTTGTTGACATGTATGCGAAATGTGATAGATTTCAGGATGCCAATATTTTGTTTGGAAATCTGGCTTGCAGAAGCCACGTTCCTTGGACAGCTATCATCTCAGCTAATGTTCAGAAAGGATTATATGAAGAAGCCCTTAAGCTGTTCAAAGACATGCGTAGAGATAGTTTTTGTGGTGACCAGGCAACTTTTGCAAGCACGTTAAGAGCCTCTGCAAATTTGGCTTCACTTTCACTTGGGAaacaattacatacatgtataACTAGGTTGGGGTTCATGTCAAATGTCTTCTGTGGCAGTGGACTTCTTGATATGTATGCCAAATGCGGATCCATGAAAGATGCAATTCGGATATTTCAAGAGATGCCTGTGAGGAACACAGTCTCTTGGAATGCTTTGATCTCGGCTCATGCTCAGAATGGGGATGGTGAAGGGACTTTTAGGTCCTTCAGGGAAATGATTCAATGCGGTTTTCCACCCAACTCAGTCAGCTTTCTCAGTGTCTTGACAGCTTGCAGCCACAATGGACTTGTTGAGGAAGCGTTGAGGTATTTCAACTCCATGACAGAAACCTACAATCTTGTGCCAAGAAAAGAACACTACGCATCTCTGGTTCACGTCTTGTGTAGAAGAGGAAGGTTTAGTGAAGCAGAGAAAGTTATTGCTGACATGCCATTTGAGCCAGATGAGATCACATGGTCATCAATTCTAAACTCATGCAGGATCCATAAGAATAAAGACCTCGCAGAAAGGGCTGCTGAACAACTCTTCAATTTAAGCATTCTTAGAGATGGTGGTGCCTATGTCTCAATGTCCAACATCTATGCGGAAGCAGGAGATTGGGAAAATGTAGCCACTGTAAAGAAGGCTATGAGGCAACGAGGAGTAAAGAAAGTGACTGCATATAGCTGGGTTGAAATTGAGCACAAAGTTCACATGTTCACTGCAAATGACATGATTCATCCAAAAATTAAAGGGACTCGGGAAAAGATCAATGAATTGTGGAAGCGAATGGAAGAGGAAGGTTATAAACCAGACACAAGTGTTGCACTTCATGATGAGGCCGATGAAATCAAAATAGAATCCCTTAAATACCACAGTGAAAGGTTAGCAATAGCCTTCGCATTAATAAGTACACCAGAGGGATCACCAATACTGATAATGAAGAATTTGCGAGCATGCCCGGATTGTCATGCTGCAATCAAGGTAATCTCAAAGATTGTTGGGCGGGAAATTACCGTCAGAGATTCAAACAGGTTTCACCATTTCAGGGATGGCTCTTGTTCATGTGGTGATTACTGGTAA